The following are encoded in a window of Roseivirga misakiensis genomic DNA:
- the ykgO gene encoding type B 50S ribosomal protein L36 — protein sequence MKVKASIKKRSADCKVIRRNGKLYVINKKNPRFKQRQG from the coding sequence ATGAAAGTAAAGGCGTCCATCAAAAAGCGTAGCGCTGATTGTAAGGTAATCCGTAGAAACGGAAAGCTTTACGTGATTAACAAGAAGAATCCTAGATTCAAACAAAGACAAGGATAA
- the rpsM gene encoding 30S ribosomal protein S13, which yields MARISGVDIPDHKRSEIGLTYIFGIGRSSANYVLNKAGIDVNTKIGDLDDDQQKAIRTIIGEEFKIEGVLKSEVQLNIKRLMDIGCYRGLRHRRGLPVRGQHTKNNSRTRKGKRKTVANKKKATK from the coding sequence ATGGCAAGGATTTCAGGAGTAGATATTCCAGATCACAAAAGATCAGAAATTGGTTTAACATACATTTTTGGTATCGGCCGTAGCTCAGCAAACTATGTGTTGAACAAGGCAGGTATCGATGTAAATACCAAAATTGGTGATCTCGATGATGATCAGCAAAAAGCAATCAGAACCATCATTGGTGAAGAGTTTAAAATTGAAGGTGTACTTAAATCAGAAGTACAATTGAACATCAAGCGTTTGATGGATATCGGTTGTTATAGAGGTTTAAGACACAGAAGAGGCTTGCCAGTTCGTGGTCAGCATACGAAGAACAACTCTAGAACCAGAAAAGGTAAGAGAAAGACTGTTGCTAACAAGAAAAAGGCTACTAAGTAA
- the rpsK gene encoding 30S ribosomal protein S11 produces MAEKRKDKARKRIVQVDALGQAHIKASFNNIIISLTNQQGQVISWASAGKMGFKGSKKNTPYAAQQAAQDCAQKAYDLGLRKVEVFVKGPGAGRESAIRTIQNTGIEVTLIRDVTPLPHNGCRPPKRRRV; encoded by the coding sequence ATGGCTGAGAAAAGAAAAGATAAAGCAAGAAAGAGAATTGTACAGGTGGATGCACTTGGACAGGCGCACATCAAGGCGTCTTTCAATAACATCATCATCTCTTTGACCAACCAACAAGGTCAAGTGATCTCTTGGGCTTCGGCAGGAAAAATGGGCTTTAAAGGCTCAAAAAAGAATACACCTTATGCTGCACAACAAGCAGCTCAAGACTGTGCTCAAAAAGCATATGACTTAGGTTTAAGAAAAGTAGAAGTCTTTGTGAAAGGACCTGGTGCGGGTAGAGAATCTGCCATCAGAACTATCCAAAATACTGGTATTGAAGTTACGCTGATAAGAGATGTAACACCACTACCACACAATGGATGTCGTCCTCCAAAAAGAAGAAGAGTTTAA
- the rpsD gene encoding 30S ribosomal protein S4 — protein MARYRGPKAKIARRFNDPIFGHSKALQKKAYPPGQHGRGRRKKQSEYAIQLMEKQKAKYTYGVLERQFANLFDKASRRSGITGEILLQLLETRLDNVVYRLGIAPTRRGARQLVSHKHITVNGEVLNIPSYHVLETDVIGVREKSKSLEAVTDSLGANSVQKYPWLEWNKAEMTGRMINVPAREDIPENIKEQLIVELYSK, from the coding sequence ATGGCAAGATATAGAGGTCCAAAGGCTAAAATTGCAAGGAGATTTAATGATCCTATTTTTGGTCACAGCAAAGCATTACAAAAGAAGGCTTATCCTCCAGGCCAGCACGGCAGAGGAAGAAGAAAGAAGCAGTCTGAATATGCAATCCAGTTAATGGAAAAGCAAAAAGCTAAATACACTTATGGTGTATTAGAAAGACAATTCGCTAACCTTTTTGATAAGGCTTCAAGAAGATCAGGTATTACGGGTGAAATCTTACTTCAATTATTGGAGACTAGATTGGATAACGTAGTATACAGATTGGGAATAGCTCCAACAAGAAGAGGAGCGAGACAATTAGTGTCTCACAAACACATTACCGTAAACGGCGAGGTGTTAAATATTCCTTCTTATCACGTATTAGAAACTGACGTGATTGGTGTAAGAGAGAAATCAAAATCTCTTGAAGCAGTTACTGACAGTTTGGGTGCAAATTCTGTACAGAAGTACCCATGGTTAGAATGGAATAAAGCAGAGATGACAGGTAGAATGATCAACGTGCCAGCAAGAGAAGATATTCCTGAGAATATCAAAGAGCAGTTGATAGTCGAGCTTTACTCTAAATAA